Proteins found in one Sulfurimonas sp. genomic segment:
- the recR gene encoding recombination mediator RecR produces MIRSLEKFNRLVEALESLPTVGKKSATRLAYHMVMNDSYTGIKIAHAIEDALGSLKKCTSCGGMSEDELCFICCDESRDESLLCIVENAKDILLLEENGLFDGKYFVLESLENLSIEHLEKIVKNGVKEIVFAITPSISNDAVILYIEDKLQKYNINFSKIAQGVPTGVSLENIDILSLTRALETRVKV; encoded by the coding sequence CTTGTCGAAGCTTTAGAATCTTTACCGACCGTAGGTAAAAAATCAGCTACAAGACTAGCTTACCATATGGTTATGAATGACTCATATACGGGCATAAAAATCGCACATGCTATAGAAGATGCACTTGGTAGTTTAAAAAAGTGTACCAGTTGTGGCGGTATGAGTGAGGATGAGCTTTGTTTTATATGTTGTGATGAGAGCAGGGATGAATCACTCCTTTGTATAGTTGAAAATGCTAAAGATATACTTCTTTTAGAAGAAAACGGCTTGTTTGACGGTAAGTACTTTGTGTTAGAATCGCTTGAGAATTTAAGCATAGAACATCTTGAAAAAATAGTAAAAAATGGAGTTAAAGAGATAGTGTTCGCAATAACTCCATCGATCTCAAACGATGCAGTAATACTGTACATAGAAGATAAGCTTCAAAAGTACAATATTAACTTCTCTAAAATCGCTCAGGGTGTGCCTACAGGTGTTAGTTTAGAAAACATTGACATCCTTTCTTTAACCAGAGCATTAGAGACAAGAGTTAAAGTTTAA
- a CDS encoding shikimate dehydrogenase, with amino-acid sequence MKLFAIFGDPVSHSRSPLMHNCVFKNLNYPACYTRVHLKDGSKLRDTFFALGLSGANITVPHKEAAYNACDEIRGFAKTVGVVNTIINENGKLIGYNTDADGFMYSIEEFGDIKNILVIGAGGTSKALSSRFKQDGIVVDVLNRSEGRLEEFKSIVDNTYTWDSLVIKKYDLVVNTTSAGLSDENYPCPLNMLENILDNTSYVADAIYGKLTPFLKLASEKGLTYKDGSDMLLGQGVLANELFVNGELKKEDIRMYMKKSFEL; translated from the coding sequence ATGAAACTGTTCGCTATTTTTGGCGATCCTGTTTCACACTCAAGATCTCCTCTTATGCACAACTGTGTATTTAAAAATCTAAACTATCCCGCATGTTATACTCGTGTACATCTAAAAGACGGCTCTAAACTTCGTGATACTTTCTTTGCACTCGGTTTAAGCGGTGCAAATATAACTGTCCCACATAAAGAAGCAGCTTACAACGCATGTGATGAGATCAGAGGCTTTGCTAAAACTGTAGGTGTTGTAAATACGATCATCAACGAAAATGGCAAACTGATAGGCTATAACACAGATGCTGATGGCTTTATGTACTCTATAGAAGAGTTTGGAGATATAAAAAACATATTAGTCATCGGTGCAGGTGGAACTTCTAAAGCGCTCTCTTCAAGATTTAAACAAGACGGTATAGTCGTAGATGTACTAAATAGAAGTGAAGGCAGACTTGAGGAGTTTAAATCGATAGTTGATAACACTTACACTTGGGATAGTCTCGTAATTAAAAAATACGACCTTGTAGTAAACACGACAAGTGCAGGCCTAAGTGATGAGAACTACCCTTGCCCGCTTAACATGCTTGAAAATATACTAGATAACACCTCATACGTTGCAGACGCTATATACGGAAAACTAACTCCGTTTTTAAAACTTGCCAGTGAAAAAGGTCTGACATATAAAGATGGTTCCGACATGCTTCTTGGTCAAGGTGTTTTGGCTAATGAGTTGTTTGTAAATGGTGAGTTAAAAAAAGAAGATATTCGTATGTATATGAAAAAAAGCTTTGAGCTTTAA
- a CDS encoding DUF2018 family protein, which produces MAKFEALLEDEDNIFGGTPKSKYWDFNSQVSKDLAEDEFDKIVEKIAVMEVMLAEHYDINSLDKMIKSYAVQNMSEVEDMKKSVYMELAGSLLERLND; this is translated from the coding sequence ATGGCAAAATTTGAAGCACTATTAGAAGATGAAGATAATATCTTTGGTGGTACGCCAAAATCAAAATACTGGGACTTTAACTCTCAGGTAAGTAAAGATCTAGCTGAAGATGAGTTTGACAAGATAGTTGAGAAGATAGCTGTAATGGAAGTTATGCTTGCTGAACACTACGATATAAATTCTTTAGACAAAATGATAAAAAGTTATGCAGTACAAAACATGTCTGAAGTTGAAGATATGAAAAAAAGTGTATATATGGAGTTAGCAGGTTCTCTATTAGAGCGTCTTAACGACTAA